One Arthrobacter sp. StoSoilB20 DNA segment encodes these proteins:
- the carB gene encoding carbamoyl-phosphate synthase large subunit: MPKRTDLKSVLVIGSGPIVIGQAAEFDYSGTQALRVLKEEGLRVILVNSNPATIMTDPEFADATYVEPITPEVVEKIIAKERPDAILPTLGGQTALNTAIALDKNGVLEKYNVELIGANIAAIELGEDREKFKGVVERCGAESARSHIIHTMDEAFAAAEDLGYPMVVRPSFTMGGLGSGLAYNEDDLRRIVGQGLQYSPTTEVLLEESILGWKEYELEMMRDKNDNVVVVCSIENFDPVGVHTGDSITVAPALTLTDREYQKLRDVSIAVIREVGVDTGGCNIQFAIDPATGRVVVIEMNPRVSRSSALASKATGFAIAKIATKLSLGYTLDEIPNDITQKTPASFEPTLDYVVVKVPRFAFEKFPAADNTLTTTMKSVGEAMAMGRNFTEALQKALRSLEQKGSQLDFSSVPEYEVAELLEKAKRPTTERLHQVQRALLGGASIEDVFEATKIDPWFLDQLQLLNETAQEIRKAGVLTEEMLRNAKRHGFSDEQIGALTHNNEAVVRGVRQALGIRPVYKTVDTCAAEFAAYTPYHYSSYDEEDEVGLHAKPSVIILGSGPNRIGQGIEFDYSCVHASMALRKAGYETVMVNCNPETVSTDYDVSTRLYFEPLTLEDVLEVIAAEERTGGVMGVFVQLGGQTPLKLAQQLADAGVPILGTSPEAIDLAEHRGAFARVLDEAGLTSPKNGTAVSFEDAKKIADEIGYPVLVRPSYVLGGRGMEIVYDEANLSRYIANATEITPDHPVLIDRFLEDAVEIDVDALFDGTDMYLGGIMEHIEEAGIHSGDSACVLPPITLGNNVIERVRTATRAIAEGVGVRGLINIQFALASDVLYVLEANPRASRTVPFVSKATGVQMAKAAALIGTGVTINQLRGAYKMLPETGDGSTLPLDAPVAVKEAVLPFSRFRTPEGKVVDSLLGPEMRSTGEVMGIDKHFDTAFAKSQAAANNALPTEGKIFVSVANRDKRSVIMGVKRLSDLGFEIVSTGGTADVLRRNGIQATPVRKVAEGSSAEGEGTIADLVIAGEIDMVFNTPSGGEARSDGYELRAAATSIGIPCITTVAEFNAAVQAIEALRTYEWSVTSLQEHAANLSAAMEAANA, translated from the coding sequence ATGCCCAAGCGTACAGATCTCAAGAGCGTCCTTGTCATCGGATCCGGCCCCATTGTCATCGGCCAGGCGGCTGAGTTCGACTACTCCGGCACCCAGGCACTCCGTGTCCTGAAAGAGGAGGGCCTGCGGGTCATCCTGGTCAACTCCAACCCGGCCACCATCATGACGGACCCCGAGTTTGCCGACGCCACCTACGTGGAGCCCATCACCCCCGAGGTGGTTGAGAAGATCATCGCCAAGGAGCGTCCGGACGCCATCCTGCCCACCCTGGGTGGCCAGACCGCTTTGAACACCGCCATTGCGTTGGACAAGAACGGCGTACTGGAGAAGTACAACGTGGAACTCATCGGGGCCAACATTGCCGCCATTGAGCTCGGCGAAGACCGGGAGAAGTTCAAGGGCGTGGTGGAGCGTTGTGGTGCAGAGTCTGCCCGCAGCCACATCATCCACACCATGGATGAGGCCTTCGCTGCTGCCGAGGATCTTGGCTACCCCATGGTGGTCCGCCCGTCCTTCACCATGGGTGGCTTGGGCTCAGGCTTGGCTTACAACGAGGACGACCTCCGCCGCATCGTCGGCCAGGGCCTCCAGTACAGCCCCACCACCGAGGTCCTGCTCGAAGAGAGCATCCTTGGCTGGAAGGAATACGAGCTGGAAATGATGCGCGACAAGAACGACAACGTCGTTGTTGTCTGCTCCATCGAGAACTTCGATCCCGTAGGTGTCCACACCGGTGACTCCATCACTGTTGCACCGGCTCTGACCCTCACGGACCGCGAGTACCAGAAGCTGCGCGATGTTTCCATCGCCGTCATCCGCGAAGTCGGCGTGGACACCGGCGGCTGCAACATCCAGTTTGCCATCGACCCCGCTACGGGCCGCGTAGTGGTCATCGAAATGAACCCGCGTGTTTCGCGGTCGTCCGCGCTGGCATCGAAGGCCACGGGATTCGCCATCGCCAAGATCGCTACCAAGCTGTCCCTTGGTTACACCCTGGATGAGATCCCCAACGACATCACCCAGAAGACCCCGGCTTCGTTCGAGCCGACCCTGGACTACGTAGTGGTCAAGGTTCCGCGCTTCGCCTTCGAGAAGTTCCCGGCTGCCGACAACACCCTGACCACCACCATGAAGTCTGTTGGCGAAGCCATGGCGATGGGCCGCAACTTCACCGAGGCACTGCAGAAGGCCCTGCGCTCCCTGGAACAGAAGGGCTCGCAGCTGGACTTCAGTTCAGTACCTGAATACGAAGTGGCCGAGCTCCTGGAGAAGGCCAAGCGGCCCACCACTGAGCGCCTTCACCAGGTCCAGCGCGCATTGCTGGGCGGGGCGAGCATCGAGGACGTCTTCGAAGCAACCAAGATCGATCCCTGGTTCCTGGACCAGTTGCAGTTGCTCAATGAGACCGCCCAGGAAATCCGCAAGGCCGGTGTGCTGACCGAGGAAATGCTGCGCAACGCCAAACGCCACGGTTTCTCCGACGAGCAGATCGGTGCCTTGACGCACAACAACGAGGCCGTGGTCCGCGGCGTCCGCCAGGCCCTGGGCATTCGTCCGGTCTACAAGACCGTGGATACCTGCGCCGCTGAGTTCGCTGCCTACACCCCGTACCACTACTCCTCCTACGACGAGGAAGACGAAGTAGGCCTGCACGCCAAGCCCTCGGTCATCATCCTGGGCTCGGGACCGAACCGCATCGGCCAGGGCATCGAGTTTGACTACTCCTGCGTCCATGCGTCCATGGCGCTGCGCAAGGCCGGCTATGAGACCGTGATGGTCAACTGCAACCCTGAGACCGTCTCCACCGACTACGATGTCTCCACCCGCCTCTACTTTGAGCCGTTGACCCTTGAGGACGTCCTTGAAGTCATCGCCGCCGAAGAGCGCACCGGTGGCGTCATGGGCGTGTTCGTCCAGCTCGGTGGCCAGACTCCGCTGAAGCTGGCGCAGCAGCTCGCCGACGCCGGCGTCCCCATCCTCGGGACTTCGCCCGAAGCCATCGACCTCGCAGAGCACCGCGGCGCGTTCGCCCGCGTATTGGACGAGGCCGGATTGACCTCCCCGAAGAACGGCACTGCCGTTTCCTTCGAGGACGCGAAGAAGATTGCCGATGAAATCGGCTACCCGGTCCTGGTCCGTCCGTCCTACGTACTGGGCGGCCGCGGCATGGAGATCGTCTATGACGAAGCCAACCTTTCCCGCTACATCGCCAACGCCACGGAAATCACGCCGGACCACCCCGTGCTGATCGACCGCTTCCTCGAGGACGCCGTCGAAATCGACGTTGACGCGCTCTTCGACGGCACTGACATGTACCTCGGCGGCATCATGGAACACATCGAAGAAGCCGGTATCCACTCCGGCGACTCCGCGTGCGTCCTTCCCCCGATCACCCTGGGCAACAACGTGATCGAGCGCGTGCGCACCGCAACCCGGGCCATTGCCGAAGGCGTGGGCGTCCGTGGCCTGATCAACATCCAGTTCGCGCTGGCCTCAGACGTCCTGTACGTGCTCGAAGCCAACCCGCGTGCTTCCCGCACGGTCCCCTTCGTCTCCAAGGCAACGGGTGTGCAGATGGCCAAGGCGGCAGCCCTGATCGGCACCGGCGTGACCATCAACCAGCTCCGCGGCGCCTACAAGATGCTGCCGGAAACCGGTGACGGCTCCACCTTGCCGTTGGATGCACCGGTTGCCGTGAAGGAAGCTGTGCTGCCGTTCAGCCGCTTCCGTACGCCCGAAGGCAAGGTTGTGGACTCCCTCCTCGGCCCGGAAATGCGTTCCACCGGTGAAGTCATGGGCATCGACAAGCACTTCGATACCGCTTTCGCCAAGAGCCAGGCTGCCGCGAACAACGCGCTGCCCACCGAAGGCAAGATCTTCGTTTCGGTGGCCAACCGTGACAAGCGTTCGGTCATCATGGGCGTCAAGCGCCTCTCGGACCTCGGTTTCGAGATCGTCTCCACCGGTGGCACTGCTGATGTCCTGCGCCGCAACGGCATCCAGGCCACTCCGGTCCGCAAGGTGGCCGAAGGCAGCAGCGCCGAGGGCGAGGGCACCATTGCCGACCTCGTGATCGCCGGTGAGATCGACATGGTCTTCAACACCCCCTCGGGTGGCGAAGCCCGCAGCGATGGATACGAACTCCGGGCAGCAGCAACGTCCATCGGCATCCCCTGCATCACCACCGTGGCTGAGTTCAACGCCGCGGTGCAGGCCATCGAGGCACTGCGGACCTACGAATGGTCGGTGACCAGCCTGCAGGAGCATGCCGCCAACCTCTCCGCAGCAATGGAAGCAGCCAATGCCTGA
- the carA gene encoding glutamine-hydrolyzing carbamoyl-phosphate synthase small subunit, which translates to MPIVESNKVTDSKAATTPTPSAAVLVLEDGRMFRGRSYGAQGTALGEAVFATGMTGYQETITDPSYARQLVVQTAPHIGNTGVNSEDAESRRIWVAGYIVRDAARRPSNWRSERSLDDELVEQGIVGIQGVDTRAITRHLREHKTMRAGIFSGEAAQATDKELLETVLASEPMEGAALAEEVSIDEAYVVEPKDHGWEGEPRFSIAAVDLGIKAMTPVRFAERGVRVHVLPATSTLEDVNAVKPDGFFMSNGPGDPATADHQVSLLRSVLDEKLPYFGICFGNQILGRALGFGTYKLRYGHRGINQPVMDRRTGKVEITSQNHGFAVDAPLNGSTVAPEERFGRVEVSHVSLNDDVVEGLACLDIPAFSVQYHPEAAAGPHDAAYLFDRFIDLMADTKSKATAAASTDSKTEDTK; encoded by the coding sequence ATGCCGATAGTGGAAAGTAATAAAGTGACGGATAGTAAAGCAGCCACCACACCCACCCCCTCAGCAGCAGTACTCGTGCTCGAAGACGGCCGCATGTTCCGCGGCCGCAGCTACGGAGCCCAGGGAACCGCTCTCGGTGAGGCCGTCTTCGCCACCGGCATGACCGGCTACCAGGAGACCATCACCGACCCCTCCTACGCGCGCCAGCTGGTGGTCCAGACAGCGCCGCACATCGGCAACACCGGCGTCAACAGCGAAGACGCTGAATCCCGCCGCATCTGGGTTGCCGGATACATTGTCCGGGACGCCGCCCGCCGCCCCTCCAACTGGCGCTCAGAGCGAAGCCTTGACGATGAACTGGTAGAGCAGGGCATTGTTGGCATCCAGGGCGTCGACACCCGGGCCATCACCCGCCACCTCCGCGAGCACAAGACCATGCGTGCAGGCATTTTCTCCGGCGAGGCGGCCCAGGCCACTGACAAGGAACTGCTGGAGACCGTCCTGGCCAGTGAGCCCATGGAAGGTGCGGCGCTGGCTGAGGAAGTCTCCATCGATGAGGCCTACGTTGTGGAACCAAAGGACCACGGCTGGGAAGGCGAGCCACGCTTCTCCATCGCTGCTGTTGACCTTGGCATCAAGGCCATGACTCCGGTCCGCTTCGCAGAGCGTGGAGTGCGCGTCCACGTCCTGCCTGCAACGTCCACGCTGGAGGATGTCAACGCGGTCAAGCCGGACGGTTTCTTCATGTCCAACGGACCCGGGGACCCGGCTACGGCAGACCACCAGGTCTCGCTGCTGCGCTCGGTGCTGGATGAGAAGCTGCCGTACTTCGGCATCTGCTTCGGCAACCAGATCCTGGGCCGCGCCCTGGGCTTTGGCACCTACAAGCTCCGCTACGGGCACCGTGGCATCAACCAGCCCGTCATGGACCGCCGGACCGGGAAGGTCGAAATCACATCGCAGAACCACGGCTTCGCCGTGGATGCGCCGCTGAACGGTTCCACTGTGGCCCCCGAAGAGCGCTTCGGACGCGTCGAGGTCAGCCACGTGTCATTGAACGACGACGTCGTTGAAGGACTCGCCTGCCTCGATATCCCCGCGTTCTCCGTCCAGTACCACCCGGAGGCTGCTGCCGGCCCGCACGATGCCGCCTACCTCTTTGACCGCTTCATCGACCTCATGGCCGATACCAAGTCCAAGGCCACAGCTGCGGCCTCCACCGACTCCAAGACTGAGGACACGAAGTAA
- a CDS encoding dihydroorotase: MAENTYLIRGAAILGGEAEDLLIRDGVIEARGKDLAAEGATVIDAAGLVALPGMVDVHTHLREPGREDAETVETGTRAAALGGFTAVHAMANSNPVADTAGVVEQVHSLGRASGWVDVRPVGAVTVGLAGEQLAELGAMADSRAQVRMFSDDGICVHDPVLMRRALEYVKAFDGVVAQHAQEPRLTAGAQMNEGTVSAVLGLTGWPAVAEESIIARDVLLAQHVGSRLHVCHVSTAGSVEIVRWAKARGINVTAEVTPHHLLLTDELVRSYDPVYKVNPPLRTDADVQALREGLADGTIDVVGTDHAPHPSEHKECEWAQAAMGMTGLETALSVVQETMIETGLMTWADFARVTSFTPAVIGRVADQGRPLEVGEPANVILVDPAARWTVDPHKMATMGRNSPFKGKELPGSVVATFFKGHPTVLDGKLNTPYRYPAVSSING; encoded by the coding sequence ATGGCCGAGAACACCTACCTGATTCGTGGTGCCGCCATCCTCGGCGGCGAAGCTGAGGACCTGCTGATCCGCGACGGCGTCATCGAAGCACGCGGCAAGGACCTCGCTGCTGAAGGTGCCACTGTCATCGACGCCGCCGGACTCGTTGCGCTGCCCGGCATGGTTGACGTGCACACCCACCTGCGCGAGCCGGGCCGCGAAGACGCCGAAACGGTGGAAACCGGTACCCGGGCCGCGGCTTTGGGCGGATTCACGGCTGTCCACGCGATGGCCAACAGCAACCCCGTGGCGGACACCGCCGGAGTCGTGGAACAGGTCCACAGCCTGGGCCGTGCATCGGGCTGGGTGGATGTGCGCCCCGTTGGTGCAGTCACGGTGGGGTTGGCCGGTGAGCAACTTGCCGAGCTTGGCGCCATGGCCGATTCCCGCGCGCAGGTCCGCATGTTCTCCGATGACGGAATCTGCGTTCACGATCCCGTCCTCATGCGCCGCGCGCTGGAGTACGTAAAGGCGTTCGACGGCGTGGTGGCCCAGCACGCGCAGGAACCGCGCCTGACCGCCGGGGCACAGATGAACGAAGGCACGGTCTCTGCCGTACTTGGACTGACCGGCTGGCCGGCTGTAGCCGAGGAAAGCATCATCGCCCGTGACGTCCTGCTGGCCCAGCATGTTGGTTCCAGGCTCCACGTCTGCCATGTCTCCACCGCCGGATCAGTCGAAATCGTGCGCTGGGCCAAGGCGCGCGGGATCAACGTCACGGCCGAAGTGACGCCCCACCACCTGCTCCTGACCGATGAACTGGTCCGCAGCTACGATCCCGTCTACAAGGTCAATCCGCCGCTGCGAACCGATGCTGATGTCCAGGCGCTCCGTGAGGGCCTGGCCGACGGCACCATCGACGTCGTGGGAACCGACCACGCCCCGCACCCCAGCGAGCACAAGGAATGCGAGTGGGCGCAGGCGGCCATGGGTATGACCGGCCTCGAAACTGCGTTGTCGGTAGTCCAGGAGACCATGATCGAGACCGGCTTGATGACCTGGGCGGATTTCGCCAGGGTCACCTCGTTCACGCCTGCGGTCATCGGGCGGGTCGCTGACCAAGGCCGTCCGCTGGAGGTTGGCGAACCTGCCAACGTCATCCTGGTGGACCCGGCTGCGCGTTGGACGGTCGACCCCCATAAAATGGCAACCATGGGCCGCAATTCACCGTTCAAGGGCAAGGAGCTGCCCGGATCCGTGGTGGCAACCTTCTTCAAGGGCCACCCCACGGTCCTTGACGGCAAACTCAACACGCCGTACCGGTACCCGGCAGTCAGCAGCATTAATGGATAA
- a CDS encoding aspartate carbamoyltransferase catalytic subunit, translating into MKHLLSTENLSAFDAIRVLDTAEEMSAVGEREVKKLPALRGRTVVNLFFEDSTRTRISFEAAAKRLSADVINFAAKGSSVSKGESLKDTAQTLAAMGADAVVIRHWASGAPHRLAATDWIDAAVINAGDGTHEHPTQALLDAFTMRRHWSRINGIESTGADLSGMRVAIAGDVLHSRVARSNVWLLKTLGAEVTLVAPPTLLPIGVEHWPCKVSYNLDQTLEAGIDAMMMLRVQGERMNASFFPSTREYSRRWGFDDARLRALDDLGMKDTIIMHPGPMNRGLEISSAAADSPRSTVLAQVRNGVSVRMAALYLLLSGDSREAAQNVSQSSKETN; encoded by the coding sequence GTGAAGCACCTTCTTTCCACTGAAAACCTCAGCGCTTTCGACGCCATCCGCGTCTTGGACACGGCAGAAGAAATGTCTGCCGTGGGCGAGCGTGAAGTGAAAAAGCTGCCTGCCCTGCGTGGCCGGACAGTAGTGAACCTCTTCTTCGAAGACTCCACCCGGACGCGGATCTCGTTCGAGGCTGCCGCCAAGCGACTTTCCGCCGACGTCATCAACTTCGCCGCCAAAGGGTCCTCGGTGTCCAAGGGGGAATCCCTCAAGGACACCGCACAGACCCTGGCCGCCATGGGTGCGGACGCCGTTGTCATTCGTCACTGGGCGTCCGGCGCCCCGCACCGGCTTGCTGCCACGGACTGGATTGACGCTGCTGTGATCAATGCCGGTGACGGCACCCACGAGCACCCCACCCAGGCCCTGCTGGACGCTTTCACCATGCGCCGGCACTGGTCCAGGATCAACGGCATCGAGTCAACGGGGGCGGACCTGTCGGGCATGCGCGTTGCGATTGCCGGCGATGTACTCCACTCCCGTGTTGCCCGGTCCAACGTCTGGTTGTTGAAAACCCTTGGCGCCGAGGTCACTCTGGTGGCGCCACCTACGCTGCTGCCCATCGGCGTCGAGCACTGGCCTTGCAAGGTCAGCTACAACCTGGACCAGACTCTGGAAGCGGGTATCGACGCCATGATGATGCTCCGCGTCCAGGGTGAGCGGATGAACGCCTCGTTCTTCCCCTCGACCCGTGAGTACTCCCGCCGCTGGGGATTCGACGACGCCAGGCTCCGTGCCCTGGATGACCTGGGCATGAAGGACACCATCATCATGCACCCCGGTCCCATGAACCGCGGCCTGGAGATTTCTTCGGCAGCTGCTGATTCACCGCGCTCCACTGTGCTTGCCCAAGTCCGCAACGGTGTCTCGGTCCGCATGGCCGCCCTGTACCTGCTGCTCTCAGGAGACTCCCGGGAAGCAGCCCAGAACGTAAGCCAGTCCAGCAAGGAGACCAACTGA
- the pyrR gene encoding bifunctional pyr operon transcriptional regulator/uracil phosphoribosyltransferase PyrR — translation MTEVTSAHVPSRVVLNQADIDRALTRIAHEILEANKGSQDLVLLGIPSRGYPLAVRLAHKIAAADPTVNAETIVGQLDVTMFRDDLSHQPTRPPRHTRLPLSGIDNKVVVLIDDVLYSGRTIRAALDALVDLGRPRIVRLAVLVDRGHRELPIRADHVGKNLPTSSSEKVRVHLEEIDSVDGVPVNEVVIEAGK, via the coding sequence ATGACTGAAGTCACTTCAGCGCATGTGCCGTCCAGGGTTGTACTCAATCAGGCGGACATTGATCGTGCGCTCACTCGTATCGCCCACGAGATCCTCGAAGCCAACAAGGGCTCCCAGGACCTGGTTCTTTTAGGCATTCCCAGCCGCGGCTATCCCCTGGCGGTCCGCCTTGCCCACAAAATCGCAGCAGCTGACCCGACGGTCAATGCTGAAACGATCGTGGGTCAGCTCGATGTCACCATGTTCCGTGACGATCTCTCGCACCAGCCCACCCGGCCTCCGCGCCACACCCGCTTGCCGTTGTCAGGGATCGACAACAAAGTAGTTGTCCTGATCGACGACGTCCTGTACTCGGGCCGCACCATCCGGGCAGCACTGGATGCTTTGGTGGACCTTGGCCGTCCCCGGATTGTCCGCTTGGCCGTGCTGGTGGACCGGGGCCACCGTGAGCTCCCCATCCGCGCGGACCACGTCGGCAAGAACCTGCCCACCTCTTCCTCGGAGAAAGTCCGTGTCCACCTGGAGGAAATCGACTCCGTTGACGGCGTTCCCGTCAATGAAGTAGTTATCGAGGCGGGGAAGTGA
- a CDS encoding PrsW family intramembrane metalloprotease, with amino-acid sequence MSLSSHSMPWNRLLPMTMNHHGQPGGQQYPRPYLEPGANPTWIGRVQPGNYQPAPGNPATLPRQTWAGPPAQRSRTGTLPLLIVGGILVLASLILVLPFLLGNTGVTGFVIGFIASLVPLTVVLLTVRLIDRWEPEPKRLLWFAFTWGAAVSIAGTLLIQPLFALAAPTSSEEAFTYFMATVQAPIVEEFTKSLGLLVLILAARKYFDGPVDGVVFAFTIAAGFAFTENILYFGREIASSTDPGTDLVRIFILRGVMSPFAHAVFTGTTGLIMGFAARRWHTGYAVLAFFIGLLPAMFLHNRWNSMGQNFLVEYFVVQVPIFLVAVVGIILLRLAEGKLTRQRLLEYARAGWLTPAEVEMLATSRGRRQAVRWASTRGRRDAMKSFIKGATALAFTRQRILSGRDVHLHQQDELDHLRSIPGLRAAVLQ; translated from the coding sequence GTGAGTTTAAGCTCACACTCCATGCCGTGGAATAGGCTTTTGCCCATGACCATGAACCACCACGGGCAACCCGGCGGGCAACAATATCCACGGCCTTACCTGGAACCCGGGGCCAACCCTACGTGGATCGGACGGGTACAGCCGGGAAATTACCAGCCCGCACCAGGCAATCCCGCCACGCTCCCCCGGCAAACCTGGGCCGGCCCGCCGGCCCAGCGAAGCCGCACGGGCACACTCCCCTTGCTGATTGTCGGTGGAATCCTGGTCCTCGCCAGCTTGATACTGGTGTTGCCGTTCCTGCTGGGAAACACCGGTGTCACCGGCTTCGTCATCGGATTCATTGCGTCCCTGGTTCCGCTGACCGTGGTGCTGCTGACCGTTCGCCTGATCGACCGCTGGGAGCCCGAGCCAAAACGACTCCTCTGGTTCGCCTTTACCTGGGGCGCCGCAGTGTCCATCGCCGGGACACTGCTGATCCAACCCCTCTTCGCCCTGGCCGCGCCGACCAGCAGCGAAGAAGCTTTTACCTACTTCATGGCAACAGTCCAAGCACCCATCGTCGAAGAATTCACCAAGTCACTGGGATTGCTGGTGCTGATCCTGGCCGCCCGGAAGTACTTTGACGGCCCGGTGGACGGGGTGGTGTTCGCCTTCACCATTGCCGCCGGTTTCGCCTTCACCGAAAACATCCTCTACTTCGGACGCGAAATTGCCTCCTCCACCGACCCGGGGACTGACCTCGTCCGCATCTTCATCCTTCGTGGCGTCATGTCGCCTTTCGCCCATGCCGTCTTCACCGGAACCACCGGCCTGATCATGGGTTTCGCGGCACGCCGCTGGCACACCGGCTACGCCGTCCTGGCATTCTTCATCGGTTTGCTCCCTGCCATGTTCCTGCACAACCGCTGGAACAGCATGGGCCAGAACTTCCTGGTGGAATACTTCGTTGTCCAGGTCCCGATCTTCCTGGTTGCAGTTGTGGGCATCATCCTGCTCCGGCTCGCCGAAGGAAAGCTCACCCGGCAGCGGCTCCTTGAGTACGCCCGCGCAGGCTGGCTCACACCGGCAGAGGTGGAGATGCTGGCCACCTCCCGGGGCAGGCGGCAGGCTGTCCGTTGGGCATCCACGCGCGGCCGCAGGGATGCGATGAAGTCCTTCATCAAAGGGGCTACGGCTTTGGCCTTTACCCGCCAACGGATACTCAGCGGGCGGGACGTCCACCTTCACCAGCAGGACGAACTTGACCATCTCCGAAGTATTCCGGGCCTGCGGGCCGCGGTTCTCCAGTAG
- the nusB gene encoding transcription antitermination factor NusB has protein sequence MSARGKARSRALEVLFEAEQRSVSAFDAMRARREKTDLVINPYTVEIVEGVVAMQATIDEFLETYAQGWTLERMPSVDRIILRIGAWELLYNDEVPDGVAVSEAVALAKTMSTDDSPAFINGLLGRLQKLKPSLLA, from the coding sequence GTGAGCGCACGCGGTAAAGCCCGTAGCAGGGCTCTTGAAGTACTCTTCGAAGCGGAGCAGCGCTCCGTTTCGGCTTTCGACGCCATGAGGGCGCGGCGGGAGAAGACCGACCTGGTCATCAACCCCTATACGGTGGAAATCGTTGAGGGCGTTGTGGCCATGCAGGCAACCATTGATGAGTTCCTGGAGACTTATGCCCAGGGCTGGACCCTGGAACGGATGCCGTCGGTAGACCGCATCATCCTCCGGATCGGCGCGTGGGAACTTCTCTACAATGACGAGGTTCCCGACGGCGTAGCCGTCAGCGAAGCGGTAGCCCTCGCCAAGACGATGTCCACGGATGACTCCCCGGCGTTCATCAATGGACTCCTGGGCCGGCTCCAGAAGCTCAAACCATCACTTTTGGCATAG
- the efp gene encoding elongation factor P, protein MATTNDIKNGTVLKLEGQLWNIIEFQHVKPGKGGAFVRTKMRNVMSGKVVDKTFNAGLKIETATVDRRDYQYLYQDGEDFVFMDTQDYDQITVSGATVGDATNFMLENQMVNIAIHEGTPLYIELPPSVVLEITYTEPGLQGDRSSAGTKPATVETGYEIQVPLFVEQGTKVKVDTRDGSYLGRVND, encoded by the coding sequence GTGGCAACCACAAACGACATCAAGAACGGGACCGTACTGAAGCTCGAGGGCCAGCTCTGGAACATCATTGAGTTCCAGCACGTCAAGCCTGGCAAGGGCGGCGCGTTTGTGCGCACCAAGATGCGCAACGTCATGTCCGGCAAGGTGGTCGACAAGACCTTCAACGCCGGCCTGAAGATTGAAACCGCTACGGTCGACCGCCGCGACTACCAGTACCTGTACCAGGATGGCGAAGACTTCGTTTTCATGGACACCCAGGACTACGACCAGATCACCGTCTCCGGTGCCACAGTGGGCGACGCCACCAACTTCATGCTCGAAAACCAGATGGTCAACATTGCCATCCATGAGGGCACCCCGTTGTACATCGAACTGCCCCCGAGCGTGGTCCTCGAAATCACCTACACCGAGCCCGGCCTCCAGGGCGACCGCTCCTCGGCAGGCACCAAGCCGGCCACCGTCGAAACCGGCTACGAGATCCAGGTTCCGCTGTTCGTTGAGCAGGGCACCAAGGTCAAGGTCGACACCCGCGATGGCAGCTACCTGGGCCGGGTCAACGACTAG
- a CDS encoding tetratricopeptide repeat protein: MSVDVREGVSDWPTAGFPGVRTNPDTLLPVIVNEEVMETALAASEDPADRIMALLLENHANEAAELLAEARYKDPESFRLRIFEAEVHRATNRLDRAIQLFRHLLQDVQGSSKEAIVHQYLGRAYFVSGNALAASEEFAKALDLRVAMAADAALIYSSAVALQRARNVLELAS; this comes from the coding sequence ATGAGTGTCGACGTGAGGGAAGGCGTCAGCGATTGGCCAACAGCGGGCTTCCCGGGTGTCCGGACCAATCCCGATACCCTCCTTCCGGTCATCGTCAACGAGGAAGTCATGGAGACGGCGCTTGCAGCGTCGGAGGATCCCGCTGATCGCATCATGGCCCTGCTGCTGGAAAACCACGCCAACGAAGCAGCAGAACTGCTGGCAGAGGCACGGTACAAGGATCCCGAGTCGTTCCGGCTCAGGATTTTTGAAGCTGAAGTCCACCGCGCCACCAATCGGCTGGACAGGGCCATCCAGCTGTTCCGGCATCTGCTGCAGGATGTCCAGGGCAGCTCGAAGGAAGCGATCGTCCACCAGTACTTGGGTCGGGCCTACTTTGTCAGCGGGAACGCTTTGGCTGCATCCGAGGAGTTTGCCAAGGCTTTGGACCTCCGTGTCGCCATGGCCGCCGATGCGGCGTTGATCTACTCCTCTGCCGTTGCCCTGCAGCGGGCCCGGAACGTACTGGAACTCGCTTCCTGA